One part of the Lactobacillus sp. PV012 genome encodes these proteins:
- a CDS encoding helix-turn-helix domain-containing protein → MMNQWIGNRIKELRAQTGLSQEKFAMKINMDRSYFADVELGNRNISINNLEKIIKGFDITFEDFFKGV, encoded by the coding sequence ATGATGAATCAATGGATAGGAAACCGTATTAAAGAATTACGTGCACAAACAGGTTTAAGTCAAGAAAAATTTGCTATGAAAATCAATATGGATAGATCTTACTTTGCAGATGTAGAGCTAGGGAACAGAAATATATCTATAAATAACCTTGAGAAAATCATTAAAGGCTTTGATATTACATTCGAAGATTTTTTTAAAGGAGTATAA
- a CDS encoding DNA cytosine methyltransferase, giving the protein MRKKFVSASKLSKNEVKRVLLTKIKEEQNKIFDEEKDDLLNKVVNKKNKANMVSLFSGAGGLDLGLELAGLDATEGKEYTNNILKSKNLYFENRTKSIFHISYSNDNFKEANETYAEMFSDDVVKNDKDIRKIAHFPECQIMAGGFPCPGFSAAGPRLIDDPRNFLYVHYIRALLETQPAFFVGENVKGLLTLAKGEVFKQLLEDFSSAGYEVKAFLVNSRDYGVPQLRERVILIGTNIKKVKEKYDWEYKLPEPTNGDNLLTNPYVTLKDAIGDLPENPDDVFEGSFSSMYMSRNRKKKWNEQSFTIQASGRQAPLWPGGEPMIKVGKDKWKFQGDKNRRLSVKEISRIQTFPDWFKFTGGETAKSKNGYLDKKYKQIGNAVPVELSRKVMYPIAKFFVDHPEMTE; this is encoded by the coding sequence ATGCGTAAAAAATTTGTATCTGCTTCAAAATTGTCAAAAAACGAGGTAAAAAGAGTACTTTTAACTAAAATTAAGGAAGAACAAAACAAAATATTCGATGAGGAAAAGGATGACTTATTAAATAAAGTAGTGAACAAAAAAAATAAAGCTAATATGGTTAGTTTATTTTCAGGTGCTGGCGGATTAGATTTAGGGTTAGAATTAGCAGGATTAGATGCAACTGAAGGAAAAGAATATACGAATAATATCTTAAAATCAAAAAATTTATATTTTGAAAATCGCACAAAGAGTATTTTTCATATATCTTATTCAAATGATAATTTTAAAGAGGCTAATGAAACATATGCCGAAATGTTTTCAGATGATGTAGTGAAAAATGACAAAGATATTAGAAAAATTGCACATTTTCCTGAATGTCAAATTATGGCAGGAGGATTCCCTTGTCCAGGATTTTCTGCAGCAGGACCCAGATTAATAGATGACCCTCGCAATTTTTTGTATGTACATTACATTAGAGCGTTGTTAGAAACGCAACCAGCATTCTTTGTAGGTGAAAATGTTAAAGGGCTACTAACTTTGGCTAAAGGTGAAGTGTTTAAACAGTTACTAGAAGATTTTTCATCTGCTGGATATGAAGTTAAAGCATTCTTAGTTAATTCAAGAGATTATGGTGTACCACAATTACGTGAAAGGGTAATTTTGATAGGTACAAACATAAAGAAGGTTAAAGAAAAATACGATTGGGAATATAAACTACCAGAACCAACTAATGGTGATAATTTGTTGACCAACCCATATGTAACTTTAAAAGATGCTATTGGGGATTTACCGGAAAATCCAGATGATGTATTTGAAGGAAGCTTTTCTTCAATGTATATGTCACGTAATAGAAAGAAAAAATGGAATGAACAGTCATTTACTATTCAAGCTTCAGGTCGTCAGGCTCCGTTATGGCCTGGTGGAGAACCAATGATTAAGGTTGGTAAAGATAAATGGAAATTTCAGGGAGATAAAAATAGAAGATTAAGTGTTAAAGAAATATCTAGAATACAAACATTTCCAGATTGGTTCAAATTTACTGGTGGAGAAACGGCTAAAAGTAAAAATGGATATTTAGATAAAAAGTATAAACAAATAGGTAATGCAGTTCCTGTAGAATTATCTAGAAAAGTTATGTATCCAATTGCTAAATTCTTTGTAGATCACCCAGAAATGACTGAATAA
- a CDS encoding replication initiator protein A: MSDKNKRYSATQINAELFWKFPKFLLENQKYENLSNDARVAYMLIKDRYRYSLSNQWIDAKGDVYVIFTIEQLRELLHVGKNKAISIKKDLINLDLLEIEKQGFDPKSQKNLPDKFYLLQPEYVAEDLISQTSQAQSLDISGGLKIKPRSKNKEIPSNQESSDCENCNNQASTLEPNGGLKTKPYKDKNNSDTIKDTMKDTQTWDFSSQKYPKELVRKQNEDLLNHLDEFLNTNSSMPMFLNKESLDLIKMWFRTPQEVSECISTILNAANDSREEAIEQLGTHKLNFEDYDDELKEKTTNALRRYFNKMRTTKKGEIKNPKNYLYISMKNLFGYWQNEILINRKDDNKNS, encoded by the coding sequence ATGTCTGACAAAAACAAAAGATACAGTGCGACGCAAATAAATGCGGAACTGTTTTGGAAATTTCCCAAATTTTTATTAGAAAATCAGAAGTATGAGAATCTATCTAATGACGCTCGCGTAGCTTATATGCTCATCAAAGATAGATATAGATACTCGCTCTCAAATCAATGGATAGACGCTAAAGGAGACGTGTACGTGATATTTACCATTGAACAACTAAGAGAGCTTCTTCATGTTGGAAAAAATAAGGCAATTTCCATCAAAAAAGATTTAATTAATCTTGATTTATTAGAAATTGAAAAACAAGGTTTTGATCCAAAGTCACAAAAAAATTTACCTGATAAATTTTATCTTTTACAGCCAGAATACGTTGCCGAGGATTTAATTTCACAAACTTCACAAGCGCAAAGCCTTGATATAAGCGGAGGTTTAAAAATCAAACCTCGGTCAAAAAATAAAGAAATCCCGTCAAATCAAGAAAGTAGTGATTGTGAAAATTGCAACAATCAAGCATCAACCTTAGAGCCAAACGGAGGTTTAAAAACTAAACCATATAAAGATAAGAATAATTCAGATACTATAAAAGATACTATGAAAGATACTCAAACTTGGGATTTTTCATCACAAAAATATCCCAAAGAATTGGTTAGAAAACAAAACGAAGATTTATTAAATCATTTAGATGAATTCTTGAATACAAATTCTTCAATGCCTATGTTCTTAAATAAAGAATCTTTAGACCTAATTAAGATGTGGTTCAGAACACCTCAAGAAGTATCTGAATGCATTAGCACCATTTTAAATGCTGCTAATGATAGTAGAGAGGAAGCTATAGAACAATTAGGAACTCATAAACTAAACTTTGAAGATTACGATGATGAGTTAAAAGAAAAAACCACTAATGCTCTTAGAAGATATTTCAATAAAATGCGAACAACGAAAAAAGGTGAAATTAAAAATCCCAAGAATTATTTATACATTTCAATGAAGAACTTGTTTGGTTACTGGCAAAATGAAATACTTATCAATAGAAAAGATGATAACAAAAATAGTTAA